The Pseudodesulfovibrio cashew genomic sequence TTGGTGTAGCCCCCCTCCAGCATCTGCCTGACCACGGGTGGGGAGCGGTGGCCGGTCATGCAGACCACTATCACGGGGTTGGTGGGGTCCGGGGCGACCTTGGCGAGGTCGGCCAGGGAGGCTGGATACGGCACGTTGTAGGCGCCGGGGATGTGAAAGGCCTCGTATTCGCCGGGGGTGCGCACATCTATGATGGTCGGCGCGTTCCCCTGGTTGAGCATGGTCTTGAGCGTCCACGGCGGAAGCGGGGACACGCCGAAGCCGAGCCACCAGCCCAGATCCCAGAGGACGAGCAGCCCGATAATCAGAAGGATTGTCGTCAATACACGCATGGCTTACCCCAGTTCGAATGAAGTGACGCCGAAAATCCTGTCTTTCTCCATGGCCGGTTCGCCCCCGGTGTACATGCGCACCGTGACGAAGATCTCTTTCAATGCATGCCGTCCGGCCAGTTCCATCGCCGCTGCGTTGGGTTCGATGACGTCGAGATAGAACGGCTCGCCGGGGATGGTGGCGATCAGCGCACTGTAGAGGCGCTCCGCGACGTCGCCGTCGTCGGCAAAAAGCGGCCCGATCTTGTACCCCGAGACGCAGGGACGGATGACACCGAATCCGGTCAGGCGGTCACCGTCCAGGACACCGAACCCCCGCGCCCCCTCGGCCTTGAGCCAGGCGCGCAGAAAGTCTTCCCGCTCGCCCGGAAAACAACACCGATCATAGGCGGCGATCCGTTCGAAATCCACCCCGTCCAGCGCAGTCACTCCTTCCGGCGTCTCGCCGCCGCCCACGCCCTCGTACCGGGCCGAGCGATAATACGACGTGAACCCGTCGCGACGATAGGTGGCCTCCTGCTCGGTCACCGCGTCGAGGCCGACGTTGCAGCCCTCCAGATGCGCCATGGCGTGCCGCCACAGCCGAATGCCGTAGCCCTTGCCGCGCGCCTCGGGAACCATGATGTACAGCCCGACAAAGCCGAACCCGCCGCCGTAGCGGACCGCCGAGATGACGCCCACGGGCCGGCCGTCCAGTTCGGCGATGAAAAAGCCCTCCGGGTCGGCCGCATGAAAGCATCCGGCGTCCGACAGGCCGGGGTTCCACCCTTCATCGGCGGCCAGGCCGACGGCAAAATCAACCTCGCTGCGGGTCATGGTCCGCAGCGTCAGGGCGTCAGCCATCGTCGCCCCCCTTTTCGATGGTCACGGCCAGCCTGGAGTCGGGCTTGAGCAGAATGTCACGCTGCGGGAACGGGAACTCGATGTCGTACTCGTGGAACAGCTTCCAGATCTTGAGCATGATCTCGCTCTTCACGTTGGACACCCCGCCTTCGGCGTCGCGTATCCAGATGCGCAGCTCCAGATCCACGGAGCTGTCCCCGAAGCCCGACAGGAGAACCGTCGGGGACGGGTCGCGGAGCACGCGGCTCACCCCTTCGGTGGCCCGCTCCATCAGCACCATGGCCGTGTCCACGTCCGACCAGTAGGCGATGCCCACCGGAATGCCGATGCGCACGTTGCGGTCGTTGTGGGTCCAGTTGACCACCTCGCCCGAGATGAGCAGCTCGTTGGGGATGAGGTGCTCCTTACCGCTGCGGGTCAGGACCGAGGCGTAGCGCCCGCGCATGTCGCGCACCACGCCGAACACCCCGCCCACCTCGATGGTGTCGCCGGGCTTGATGGAGTTGTCCATGAGCAGGATGATGCCCGCCACGTAGTTGGAAAAGATGGTCTTGAGGCCGAAACCGATGCCGACGCCGAGCGCGCTGGAGAAGATGGCCAGACTGGTCAGGTCGATGCCCACGCTGGACATGGCCGCCAGCACCGCCACCGTATAGAAGGAGGTCTTCAGCGCCTTGCCCAGCAGCACCTGCAGGGACGGCGTCAGCCCCTGGTTGCGCTGGATGCGGCCCTCGAAAAACTGCGAGACCAGGGAGGCCACCTGGATGAAGAGAAAGGCCAGGGCCAGACCGTTGATGACGCCGAGGGCGTTGAATGAGGCATCGCCCACCGTGAAGTTGAGCCCGCGCAGGAAGTCGGTGACCGGCGTCAGCAGTCCGAACACGCTCAGGGCGGCCACGGTCCAGATGGTTCCGGCCACGCCCCGGGCCACCGCCCGGTTGGGCATGACGGAGGTCAGCAGCCGGATGGCGATCCACGCCAGGGCCAGATCGCCCGCCGCGTTGAGCAACCTCCCGTTGTAACCCAGGGCCGAGAACACGCCCTCGCAGACCAGCATGACCACAAAAAACC encodes the following:
- a CDS encoding rhodanese-like domain-containing protein; translation: MRVLTTILLIIGLLVLWDLGWWLGFGVSPLPPWTLKTMLNQGNAPTIIDVRTPGEYEAFHIPGAYNVPYPASLADLAKVAPDPTNPVIVVCMTGHRSPPVVRQMLEGGYTNVSNLTWGMLAWKLFGGETVSGR
- a CDS encoding GNAT family N-acetyltransferase translates to MADALTLRTMTRSEVDFAVGLAADEGWNPGLSDAGCFHAADPEGFFIAELDGRPVGVISAVRYGGGFGFVGLYIMVPEARGKGYGIRLWRHAMAHLEGCNVGLDAVTEQEATYRRDGFTSYYRSARYEGVGGGETPEGVTALDGVDFERIAAYDRCCFPGEREDFLRAWLKAEGARGFGVLDGDRLTGFGVIRPCVSGYKIGPLFADDGDVAERLYSALIATIPGEPFYLDVIEPNAAAMELAGRHALKEIFVTVRMYTGGEPAMEKDRIFGVTSFELG
- a CDS encoding mechanosensitive ion channel family protein, with protein sequence MEQRIEAAAAFLLDWLKTNVLTWETAAQWGCVLAFYLLGVLAWRGFEKRLLAAVDRSHANHLVRSVLRALVDIGNVAGFFVVMLVCEGVFSALGYNGRLLNAAGDLALAWIAIRLLTSVMPNRAVARGVAGTIWTVAALSVFGLLTPVTDFLRGLNFTVGDASFNALGVINGLALAFLFIQVASLVSQFFEGRIQRNQGLTPSLQVLLGKALKTSFYTVAVLAAMSSVGIDLTSLAIFSSALGVGIGFGLKTIFSNYVAGIILLMDNSIKPGDTIEVGGVFGVVRDMRGRYASVLTRSGKEHLIPNELLISGEVVNWTHNDRNVRIGIPVGIAYWSDVDTAMVLMERATEGVSRVLRDPSPTVLLSGFGDSSVDLELRIWIRDAEGGVSNVKSEIMLKIWKLFHEYDIEFPFPQRDILLKPDSRLAVTIEKGGDDG